A DNA window from Pseudomonas resinovorans NBRC 106553 contains the following coding sequences:
- the mksF gene encoding Mks condensin complex protein MksF, whose protein sequence is MSQERYGIRRFALLNTAGYSLGLFPLETPLSIYGANNLGKSASINALQFPILARMSDMSFGKYSLEQSRKFYFATDTSYILVEVSLPHGPHVIGVAGRGPGGGFGHQFFAYRGELDLDHYQRDGTCLRQRELFNNLEREGIKAYELKPDELRRLLVGGHTSIPLDLTLIPLRSTSEQSLKTFRSLFINLLHMREITAAKLKQLFLDAFEHSLRSGSVDYIAACEEAFRDVRRMEQDYQALVSAGPLVEALANGVSQREILRGKLHRISPLLDSLLGTWQDYSGARREELVIQAEHYRNEQDGLQNDQRGGTQEMMRLERAITENQRWLGELAVLKNRFALVDDAKVLEQQLLAAKDAHDELAGALAQSRQFSAEDLDERLRDLEKRLKAVKQQLDHADNNSYSRLREEFSQADVDRLMRLFNGQLFSLPLGEKGIQLDDGEAWVKTLESVLDQFKGSQFEVPGLSVDLSSIEPPALQALADRAALRDQKDRLEREFKQLKTQQSVAADRAASKAQAEKLYQDVLDAQKALEDFRKAQTLSAEEPAKLEQLAQLEATQDELKRSADAFTERVQQLSAKLQLVGRQLADLEAKERTLEDALRRRQLLPADLPFGKPFMDPVDDSLDNLLPLLNDYQDTWQALQRIDGQIEALYAQVRLKGVAKFDSEDDAERRLQLLINAYAHRQDEALTLAKARRAAVTDIARTLRNIRSDYDNLEHQLALFNREINKRQVSNLASFRIVLAPNKEALRHIDQIIHSAGQYEEGETLSVFDLTNSSDQDAKNEEAKEYLARLVAANGNQLGLKDLFELAFEITKVNGQPVIHTDIDGAASNGTTMTIKALTNMYLLLHLMDREQAGRIRLPYYLDEAADIDERNQQALIETSQQLGFTPILASVKPQVSANVAIDLEGGSGPNGIYIDEADWKFIKRREVAKAASEQQDEAVEPA, encoded by the coding sequence ATGAGCCAGGAACGCTACGGCATCCGCCGCTTCGCCCTGCTGAACACCGCCGGCTACAGCCTGGGCCTGTTCCCGCTGGAAACCCCGCTGTCGATCTACGGCGCCAACAACCTCGGCAAGTCGGCGTCGATCAACGCGCTGCAGTTCCCGATCCTGGCGCGCATGTCCGACATGAGCTTCGGCAAATACAGCCTGGAGCAGTCGCGCAAGTTCTACTTCGCCACCGACACCAGCTACATCCTCGTCGAAGTGTCCCTGCCCCACGGCCCCCATGTGATCGGCGTAGCCGGTCGCGGCCCGGGCGGCGGCTTCGGCCACCAGTTCTTCGCCTACCGCGGCGAGCTGGACCTGGACCACTACCAGCGCGACGGTACCTGCCTGCGCCAGCGCGAGCTGTTCAACAACCTCGAGCGCGAGGGCATCAAGGCCTACGAGCTCAAACCCGATGAGCTGCGCCGCCTGCTGGTGGGTGGTCACACCTCCATCCCTCTGGACCTGACGCTGATCCCGCTGCGCTCCACCAGCGAGCAGAGCCTGAAGACCTTCCGCTCGTTGTTCATCAACCTGCTGCACATGCGCGAGATCACCGCGGCCAAGCTCAAGCAGCTGTTCCTCGACGCGTTCGAGCACAGCCTGCGCTCGGGCAGCGTGGACTACATCGCCGCCTGCGAAGAAGCCTTCCGCGACGTGCGCCGCATGGAACAGGACTACCAGGCGCTGGTATCCGCCGGCCCGCTGGTGGAAGCCCTGGCCAATGGCGTGAGCCAGCGCGAGATCCTGCGCGGCAAGCTGCACCGCATCTCGCCGCTGCTGGATTCGCTGCTCGGCACCTGGCAGGACTACTCCGGCGCCCGCCGCGAGGAGCTGGTGATCCAGGCCGAGCACTACCGCAATGAACAGGATGGCCTGCAGAACGATCAGCGCGGCGGCACCCAGGAAATGATGCGCCTCGAGCGCGCCATCACCGAAAACCAGCGCTGGCTCGGCGAGCTGGCGGTGCTGAAGAACCGCTTCGCCCTGGTGGACGACGCCAAGGTGCTGGAGCAACAGCTGCTGGCCGCCAAGGACGCCCACGACGAACTGGCCGGCGCCCTGGCACAGTCCCGCCAGTTCTCCGCCGAGGACCTGGACGAGCGCCTGCGTGACCTGGAAAAACGCCTGAAGGCGGTCAAGCAGCAACTCGACCATGCCGACAACAACAGCTACTCGCGCCTGCGCGAAGAGTTCTCCCAGGCCGATGTGGATCGCCTGATGCGCTTGTTCAACGGCCAGCTGTTCAGCCTGCCGCTGGGCGAGAAAGGCATCCAGCTGGACGACGGCGAGGCCTGGGTGAAAACCCTGGAATCCGTGCTCGACCAGTTCAAGGGCAGCCAGTTCGAGGTGCCCGGCCTGTCCGTCGACCTGTCCAGCATCGAGCCGCCGGCCCTCCAGGCCCTGGCCGACCGTGCCGCCCTGCGCGATCAGAAGGATCGCCTGGAACGCGAGTTCAAGCAGCTCAAGACCCAGCAATCGGTGGCCGCCGACCGCGCCGCGAGCAAGGCCCAGGCGGAGAAGCTCTACCAGGACGTGCTCGATGCGCAGAAAGCCCTCGAAGACTTCCGCAAAGCCCAGACCCTGTCCGCCGAGGAACCGGCCAAGCTCGAACAGCTGGCGCAGCTGGAAGCCACCCAGGATGAACTGAAGCGTTCCGCCGATGCCTTCACCGAGCGCGTCCAGCAGCTGTCCGCCAAGCTGCAACTGGTGGGCCGCCAGCTCGCCGACCTGGAAGCCAAGGAACGCACCCTGGAAGACGCCCTGCGTCGCCGCCAGCTGCTGCCCGCCGACCTGCCCTTCGGCAAGCCCTTCATGGACCCGGTGGACGACAGCCTGGACAACCTGCTGCCGCTGCTCAACGACTACCAGGACACCTGGCAGGCGCTGCAGCGCATCGATGGCCAGATCGAAGCCCTGTACGCCCAGGTGCGCCTGAAGGGCGTGGCCAAGTTCGACAGCGAGGACGACGCCGAGCGCCGCCTGCAGCTGCTGATCAACGCCTACGCCCACCGCCAGGACGAAGCCCTGACCCTGGCCAAGGCGCGCCGCGCAGCGGTCACCGACATCGCCCGGACCCTGCGCAACATCCGCAGCGACTACGACAACCTGGAACACCAGCTGGCGCTGTTCAACCGCGAGATCAACAAGCGCCAGGTATCCAACCTGGCGAGCTTCCGCATCGTCCTCGCGCCGAACAAGGAAGCCCTGCGCCACATCGACCAGATCATCCACAGCGCTGGCCAGTACGAGGAAGGCGAGACCCTTTCGGTATTCGACCTGACCAACTCCAGCGACCAGGATGCGAAGAACGAGGAAGCCAAGGAGTACCTGGCCCGCCTGGTGGCGGCCAACGGCAACCAGCTGGGCCTGAAGGACCTGTTCGAGCTGGCCTTCGAGATCACCAAGGTCAACGGCCAGCCGGTCATCCACACGGACATCGATGGCGCCGCCTCCAACGGCACCACCATGACCATCAAGGCGCTGACCAACATGTACCTGCTGCTGCACCTGATGGACCGCGAGCAGGCCGGGCGCATCCGCCTGCCCTATTACCTGGACGAGGCGGCGGACATCGACGAGCGCAACCAGCAGGCGCTGATCGAGACCAGCCAGCAACTGGGCTTCACGCCCATCCTCGCCTCGGTGAAGCCGCAGGTGTCGGCCAACGTCGCCATCGACCTGGAAGGCGGCAGCGGCCCGAACGGCATCTACATCGACGAGGCGGACTGGAAGTTCATCAAGCGTCGTGAAGTGGCCAAGGCCGCTAGCGAGCAGCAGGACGAGGCGGTCGAACCCGCCTGA
- a CDS encoding intermembrane transport protein PqiB produces the protein MPELPSPKTKKTTNWSAIWVLPLIALLIGLWLAWKAMSEAGIDIQIRFENGEGIQVGKTQLMYKGIQVGKVVDLHVSDDIKGVVATVEVMKEAEPYLSKDTRFWLVRPRVSLAGVTGLETLVSGIYIAIDPVKGEPARHYTALAEPPPLSDTLPGLHLMLKAERLGSLEQGSPVYYRQIQVGQVKSYQLAEDQRTVEIKVHIEQPYAHLVRKHTRFWNASGLNVTAGLSGVKIRTESVLSIMAGGIAFATPEHRQDSPPTDPSIPFRLYDGFESAEAGLRVLLRMDDVSGLNPGNTPVMYNGVQVGTLKKLDMDKDFTGATAELTMEPRTEDFLVEGTEFWTVKPSISLAGITGIEALVKGNYIAVRFAREGTPTREFKVRPKAPPLNTDAPGLHLVLTTDHLGSLEVGSPVLFRQMRVGSVQSYQLSRDQQRVVIGIHIEPEFTKLVNESTRFWNSSGITIKGGLSGVEVKSESLQTLLAGGITFTTPDPKAKPVTRPRRFTLHTDEAEAIVKGTLIEIAVSQAEGLKEGTPIRFKGIDVGEVESVTLNNDLSGVVLKARLTQAADRIARAGTRFWVVGPELGLLRTANLDTLVGGQYLAVQPADKPGAAQTRFTAQAQAPDPAVREQGLRITLSAPSRGAIKPGVLVSYRDVPVGKVLSYELGKTADRVFIQVLIEPRYAPLVHSGSRFWITSGVGVNASLFKGVKVRTGSLESLVEGGIAFATPNEGQMGNAALNGQTFALHEDVEEEWLTWAPKIPLAR, from the coding sequence ATGCCTGAGTTGCCATCGCCCAAAACCAAGAAAACCACGAACTGGTCCGCCATCTGGGTACTGCCGCTGATAGCGCTGCTCATCGGCCTCTGGCTGGCCTGGAAGGCGATGAGCGAGGCCGGCATCGACATCCAGATCCGCTTCGAGAACGGCGAGGGTATCCAGGTCGGCAAGACCCAGCTGATGTACAAGGGCATCCAGGTCGGCAAGGTGGTCGACCTGCATGTCAGCGACGACATCAAAGGGGTGGTCGCGACCGTCGAGGTCATGAAGGAAGCCGAGCCCTACCTCAGCAAGGACACCCGCTTCTGGCTGGTGCGTCCGCGTGTTTCCCTGGCAGGTGTCACCGGCCTGGAAACCCTGGTATCCGGCATCTACATCGCCATCGACCCGGTCAAGGGCGAGCCCGCTCGCCATTACACCGCCCTGGCCGAGCCGCCACCGCTATCGGACACCCTGCCGGGCCTGCACCTGATGCTCAAGGCCGAGCGCCTGGGCTCCCTGGAGCAGGGCAGCCCGGTCTATTACCGGCAGATCCAGGTCGGCCAGGTGAAGAGCTACCAGCTCGCCGAAGACCAGCGCACCGTCGAGATCAAGGTGCACATCGAGCAGCCCTACGCGCATCTGGTGCGCAAACACACGCGCTTCTGGAACGCCAGCGGCCTGAATGTCACCGCCGGCCTGTCGGGAGTGAAGATACGGACAGAGTCGGTGCTCAGCATCATGGCCGGCGGCATCGCGTTCGCCACGCCGGAGCACCGCCAGGACAGCCCGCCCACCGACCCGAGCATTCCGTTCCGGCTTTACGACGGCTTCGAATCCGCCGAGGCGGGGCTGAGAGTGCTCCTGCGCATGGACGACGTCAGCGGTCTCAACCCGGGTAATACGCCGGTGATGTACAACGGCGTGCAGGTGGGGACCCTGAAGAAACTCGACATGGACAAGGACTTCACCGGCGCCACCGCCGAGCTGACCATGGAGCCGCGCACCGAAGACTTCCTGGTGGAAGGCACGGAGTTCTGGACGGTGAAACCCTCCATCTCCCTGGCCGGTATCACCGGCATCGAGGCACTGGTGAAGGGCAACTACATCGCCGTGCGCTTCGCCAGGGAAGGAACGCCGACCCGCGAGTTCAAGGTCCGGCCCAAGGCTCCGCCGCTGAACACCGACGCCCCCGGTCTGCATCTGGTGCTCACCACCGACCATCTCGGTTCCCTGGAAGTCGGCAGCCCGGTGCTGTTCCGTCAGATGCGCGTGGGCAGTGTGCAGAGCTACCAGCTGTCCCGTGACCAGCAACGCGTGGTGATCGGTATTCATATCGAGCCCGAGTTCACCAAGCTGGTGAACGAGTCCACCCGCTTCTGGAACTCCAGCGGCATCACCATCAAAGGGGGGCTGTCCGGTGTCGAAGTGAAGAGCGAATCGCTGCAGACCCTGCTGGCCGGCGGCATCACCTTCACCACCCCGGACCCGAAGGCCAAGCCGGTCACCCGACCGCGCCGCTTCACCCTGCACACCGACGAAGCGGAAGCCATCGTCAAAGGCACCCTGATCGAGATCGCCGTGTCCCAGGCTGAAGGCCTCAAGGAAGGCACCCCGATCCGCTTCAAGGGCATCGATGTCGGTGAGGTGGAGTCGGTGACCCTGAACAACGACCTTTCCGGCGTTGTCCTCAAGGCGCGCCTGACCCAGGCCGCGGACCGCATCGCCCGCGCCGGCACCCGCTTCTGGGTCGTTGGGCCGGAGCTCGGCCTGCTGCGCACCGCCAACCTGGACACCCTGGTCGGCGGCCAGTACCTGGCCGTACAGCCCGCCGACAAACCCGGCGCCGCCCAGACCCGCTTCACCGCGCAGGCCCAGGCTCCCGACCCGGCCGTCCGCGAACAAGGCCTGCGGATCACCCTCAGTGCCCCCAGCCGGGGTGCCATCAAGCCCGGCGTGCTGGTCAGCTACCGCGACGTGCCGGTGGGCAAGGTGCTCTCCTACGAACTGGGCAAGACCGCCGACCGGGTCTTCATCCAGGTGCTCATCGAGCCGCGCTATGCGCCGCTGGTGCACAGCGGCAGCCGCTTCTGGATCACCAGCGGGGTCGGCGTGAACGCCAGCCTGTTCAAGGGGGTGAAGGTGCGCACCGGCTCCCTGGAGTCGCTGGTGGAGGGCGGCATCGCCTTTGCCACTCCCAACGAAGGGCAGATGGGCAACGCCGCGTTGAATGGCCAGACCTTCGCCCTTCACGAGGATGTGGAGGAAGAGTGGTTGACCTGGGCGCCGAAGATTCCCCTGGCGCGATAA
- a CDS encoding paraquat-inducible protein A — MRAIDAGIIVCDECHLLNRADPDDDHGECRRCGATLYPRRPNSIVRTWALLLTATILYVPANLLPIMTVNFLGNGAPSTIMGGVLELIHAEMVPVALVVFVASILVPTFKLVGIALLLYSVQRRLPMSPRQRILMYRFIEWIGRWSMLDIFVIAILVALVNFGNLASIEANLGAAAFASVVVLTMIAAVTFDPRLIWDNTETDDENA, encoded by the coding sequence ATGCGAGCCATTGATGCCGGCATCATCGTCTGCGACGAATGCCACCTGTTGAACCGCGCCGACCCCGACGACGATCACGGTGAGTGCCGTCGCTGCGGCGCCACGCTCTATCCGCGTCGTCCCAACAGCATCGTGCGTACCTGGGCCTTGCTGCTCACCGCCACGATCCTCTATGTGCCGGCCAACCTGCTGCCGATCATGACGGTGAACTTCCTTGGTAACGGTGCGCCCTCCACCATCATGGGCGGCGTACTGGAGCTGATCCACGCCGAGATGGTGCCCGTGGCGCTGGTGGTATTCGTCGCCAGCATCCTGGTACCCACTTTCAAGCTTGTAGGTATCGCATTGCTGCTTTACTCAGTGCAGCGGCGCCTGCCCATGTCGCCGCGGCAACGCATTCTGATGTACCGCTTCATCGAGTGGATCGGCCGCTGGTCAATGCTGGATATCTTCGTTATCGCCATCCTCGTGGCGCTGGTGAACTTCGGCAACCTGGCCAGCATCGAAGCGAACCTGGGGGCCGCCGCCTTCGCCAGCGTGGTGGTACTCACCATGATCGCAGCGGTAACTTTCGACCCCAGGCTTATCTGGGACAACACCGAGACGGACGACGAGAATGCCTGA
- a CDS encoding paraquat-inducible protein A, translated as MPEQAEQRPLADLPLHDLIACHECDLLMHHPQLGEEQKACCPRCGYELVVHRSHMERRALALVLTALLLFVPANFLPIMSLNLLGQNAHDTVWTGVVGLYNSGMEGVAFLVFLCSMVIPLVKLLCQLVVLLCIRTRRARGMGVMLYRLYHHLREWGMLEVYLMGILVSIVKLIELAELHLGVGLACFIALLLAQIWLEVTMSPHQVWDALDAEGSAHASH; from the coding sequence ATGCCTGAACAGGCTGAACAACGCCCGCTAGCCGATCTACCCCTGCACGATCTGATCGCCTGCCACGAGTGCGATCTGCTGATGCATCACCCCCAACTTGGTGAGGAGCAGAAGGCCTGCTGTCCCCGCTGCGGCTATGAGCTGGTGGTGCACCGCTCCCACATGGAGCGTCGTGCCCTTGCCCTGGTACTGACCGCCTTGCTGCTGTTCGTGCCTGCCAACTTCCTGCCCATCATGTCGCTCAACCTGCTAGGCCAGAATGCCCATGACACCGTCTGGACCGGCGTTGTCGGCCTCTATAACAGCGGCATGGAAGGCGTCGCCTTCCTGGTGTTCCTGTGCAGCATGGTGATCCCCCTGGTGAAGCTGCTCTGCCAGCTGGTGGTGCTGCTGTGCATCCGCACCCGTCGTGCCCGCGGCATGGGAGTCATGCTCTACCGCCTTTACCACCACCTGCGGGAGTGGGGGATGCTCGAGGTCTACCTCATGGGCATCCTGGTATCCATCGTCAAGTTGATCGAGCTGGCCGAACTGCACCTGGGCGTCGGCCTGGCCTGTTTCATCGCCCTGCTGCTGGCCCAGATATGGCTGGAGGTGACCATGTCCCCGCACCAGGTCTGGGATGCCCTGGACGCAGAAGGAAGTGCCCATGCGAGCCATTGA
- the msrQ gene encoding protein-methionine-sulfoxide reductase heme-binding subunit MsrQ, which yields MRFWFWRLCVFLAAPVPVILWLYQAWIFALGPDPGKVLVDRLGLAALWLLLITLAMTPLQKLTGWGGWIAVRRQLGLWAFTYVVMHITGYAVFLLGLDMQQFLIDLGKRPYIFVGALGFVGLLALAITSNHFSIRRLGKRWKRLHRLVYAILGIALLHMLWVIRADMAEWAGYAMAGALLMLLRAPPVVRLLPRVTAAFRRDSKIVSNKC from the coding sequence ATGCGATTCTGGTTCTGGAGACTTTGCGTATTCCTGGCGGCGCCGGTTCCGGTAATCCTGTGGCTGTACCAGGCCTGGATATTCGCCCTCGGGCCGGACCCGGGTAAGGTGCTGGTCGACCGCCTGGGGCTGGCAGCGCTCTGGTTATTGCTCATCACCCTGGCCATGACGCCGTTGCAGAAGCTCACTGGCTGGGGAGGGTGGATAGCGGTCCGGCGACAGTTGGGGCTTTGGGCTTTTACTTATGTGGTCATGCATATCACTGGCTATGCAGTGTTTCTGCTCGGTCTGGACATGCAGCAATTCCTGATCGACCTCGGTAAGCGTCCCTACATCTTTGTTGGGGCGCTGGGCTTCGTCGGGTTGCTGGCGCTGGCGATCACGTCGAACCACTTCAGCATTCGCCGCCTCGGCAAACGCTGGAAGCGCCTGCACAGGTTGGTGTACGCAATTCTGGGTATCGCCCTGTTGCACATGCTCTGGGTGATAAGGGCGGACATGGCCGAATGGGCCGGCTACGCCATGGCGGGTGCGCTGCTTATGTTGCTGCGCGCCCCACCTGTAGTGCGCCTGTTGCCCAGGGTTACAGCTGCATTCAGGCGAGATTCGAAGATAGTTTCAAATAAGTGTTGA
- the msrP gene encoding protein-methionine-sulfoxide reductase catalytic subunit MsrP: protein MLIQIPPSSACREHEVTPESIYLSRRRLLAAAGGLAAMAALPGHAQDPSAYPDVEAAKSPAWFDEKLAGTRWQAVTPGNEAVTPFQDATHYNNFYEFGTNKGDPARNAGQLQIEPWTVRIEGEVGKPGTYSIEDLVKPHGLEERIYRLRCVEAWSMVIPWVGFPLADLLKRVEPTSKAKYVSFETRLAPEEMTGVRSGFSLIDWPYIEGLRLDEAMHPLTILAVGMYGRILPNQNGAPLRLVVPWKYGFKSIKSIVRISLVSEQPATTWQSIAAEEYGFYSNVNPEVDHPRWSQAHERRLPSGLFSPNIVPTRMFNGYDEVASLYTGLDLRKNY, encoded by the coding sequence ATGCTGATCCAGATCCCCCCTTCTTCCGCGTGCCGTGAGCACGAAGTCACCCCCGAGTCGATCTACCTCTCCCGTCGCCGATTGCTCGCCGCAGCTGGTGGTCTTGCTGCCATGGCGGCATTGCCCGGTCATGCCCAGGATCCCTCGGCCTATCCCGATGTCGAGGCTGCCAAGTCGCCAGCCTGGTTCGACGAGAAGCTCGCAGGCACTCGTTGGCAAGCCGTTACGCCGGGGAACGAAGCGGTCACGCCCTTCCAGGATGCAACGCATTACAACAACTTCTACGAGTTCGGGACCAACAAAGGGGACCCGGCACGTAATGCCGGGCAGTTGCAGATCGAACCCTGGACGGTGCGTATAGAGGGGGAGGTGGGCAAGCCGGGTACCTACTCGATAGAGGACCTCGTGAAACCTCATGGCCTGGAAGAGCGCATCTACCGATTGCGCTGCGTCGAGGCCTGGTCCATGGTCATTCCCTGGGTGGGTTTTCCCCTGGCGGACCTGCTCAAGCGGGTCGAGCCAACCAGCAAGGCCAAGTACGTCAGCTTCGAGACCCGCCTTGCGCCGGAAGAGATGACCGGGGTGCGCTCTGGTTTTTCCCTGATCGACTGGCCCTATATAGAAGGGCTGCGGCTGGACGAAGCCATGCACCCCCTGACCATTCTCGCGGTGGGCATGTACGGTCGCATCCTGCCCAACCAGAATGGGGCGCCGCTGCGCCTGGTGGTGCCGTGGAAGTATGGCTTCAAGAGCATCAAGTCCATCGTGCGGATCAGCCTGGTCAGCGAGCAGCCGGCGACTACCTGGCAAAGCATCGCCGCTGAGGAATACGGCTTCTATTCGAACGTCAATCCAGAGGTGGACCACCCACGCTGGAGTCAGGCTCACGAGCGCCGACTGCCCAGCGGGCTATTCAGTCCGAACATCGTGCCGACGCGCATGTTCAACGGCTATGACGAAGTGGCCAGCCTGTATACCGGGCTGGATCTGAGGAAGAACTACTGA
- the pssA gene encoding CDP-diacylglycerol--serine O-phosphatidyltransferase: MSERPEEPNQPADNDSLLPIDEHVEEGQDAEGRKVRHRGIYLLPNLFTTANLFAGFYAIVNAMNGNFSVAAATIFVAMVLDSLDGRVARLTNTQSAFGAEYDSLSDMVAFGVAPALLAFEWALSGLGSVGLTVAFIYVAGAALRLARFNTQIGKVDKRYFIGLASPAAAGVVAGTVWAFSDFGIKGSNMSFIVALLVALAGMLMVSNIRFYSFKDLDLKGRVPFVAILIVVLAFAVVFSDPPRILLLIFLAYAASGPVQYLLQLRRRKQVE, translated from the coding sequence ATGAGTGAACGTCCCGAAGAGCCGAATCAGCCAGCCGACAATGACAGCCTGTTGCCGATCGACGAACACGTCGAGGAAGGCCAGGATGCGGAAGGGCGCAAGGTTCGGCATCGCGGTATCTATCTGCTCCCCAACCTGTTCACCACGGCCAACCTGTTTGCCGGTTTCTACGCCATAGTCAACGCTATGAACGGCAACTTCTCGGTGGCCGCCGCGACCATTTTCGTCGCGATGGTGCTGGACAGCCTGGATGGTCGCGTGGCCCGTCTCACCAACACCCAGAGCGCGTTCGGCGCCGAATACGACTCGCTTTCGGACATGGTCGCCTTCGGTGTGGCGCCCGCCTTGCTGGCCTTCGAGTGGGCCTTGAGCGGGCTGGGCAGCGTCGGCCTGACCGTGGCCTTCATCTATGTGGCGGGTGCGGCGCTGCGCCTGGCTCGCTTCAACACCCAGATCGGCAAGGTGGACAAACGCTACTTCATCGGTCTCGCCAGTCCGGCGGCGGCGGGTGTCGTGGCCGGTACCGTCTGGGCCTTCAGTGATTTCGGCATCAAGGGCTCGAACATGTCGTTCATCGTCGCCCTGCTGGTGGCCCTGGCCGGCATGCTGATGGTGAGCAATATCAGGTTCTACAGCTTCAAGGACCTGGACCTGAAAGGACGCGTACCCTTCGTTGCCATCCTGATCGTGGTGCTGGCCTTCGCCGTGGTCTTCAGTGATCCGCCGCGTATCCTCCTGTTGATCTTCCTGGCTTACGCCGCCTCCGGCCCGGTGCAATACTTGCTCCAGCTGCGTCGTCGCAAGCAGGTCGAGTGA